Proteins from a genomic interval of Acidobacteriota bacterium:
- a CDS encoding carboxypeptidase regulatory-like domain-containing protein: protein MKTKGFFLKLAVLTVVVVPSLAYQDPNGKVSPAKTKPTPSPKAPPKTAEPSRKGTTTPTSKASTAGELTVKTAIPGSAVTFDGRARGTTGRDGLLNLPNLTPGDHILIVSKPGYQPEERRITINPRESQIVEIALTPSPVPVSVNVNIPGAKIQIANQLFEGSVTDLLLPPDDYEIKVSKPGYKTQSSRVELEVGKPKRISITLEKVPVETLLAQAEESFKARQYDQVITDCLDVISALPDQPRAVLLLGQSYFIRENHTDSVFYLVKAVRLGEQVTLPIKHHHSTLTKGDELCTGQFLLRRDGFEFQAVGSDHSFSSPWTKLYELSVGLRRNVPQLHTRVGVLNPKNKKEKKDDFNFFAVQSETRRSNPNLVTSTEVYCPNCQPTIDAIYQIMQQLKK, encoded by the coding sequence ATGAAGACAAAAGGATTCTTCCTCAAACTGGCAGTTTTAACAGTCGTTGTCGTACCATCGCTCGCATATCAAGACCCAAACGGCAAAGTTTCGCCTGCGAAAACCAAACCGACGCCTTCTCCCAAAGCACCACCAAAAACCGCTGAACCGTCTCGAAAAGGAACGACAACACCGACTTCAAAAGCTTCGACAGCCGGTGAGCTAACAGTCAAAACCGCCATACCAGGATCGGCTGTGACGTTCGACGGCAGGGCGCGCGGAACCACAGGTCGCGACGGGTTATTGAATCTGCCGAATTTGACGCCCGGTGACCACATTTTGATTGTCAGCAAACCCGGCTACCAACCGGAAGAACGGCGAATCACCATCAATCCCAGAGAAAGTCAGATTGTCGAAATCGCGCTTACGCCATCGCCAGTGCCGGTCAGCGTCAACGTCAACATCCCAGGCGCAAAGATTCAGATCGCCAACCAGTTGTTTGAAGGCTCTGTAACGGATTTGCTGCTCCCGCCAGATGATTACGAAATCAAAGTCTCCAAGCCTGGTTACAAAACCCAATCAAGCAGAGTCGAATTGGAAGTGGGCAAACCGAAAAGAATCAGCATCACGTTGGAAAAAGTCCCTGTGGAAACCTTACTGGCACAGGCGGAAGAATCGTTCAAAGCCCGGCAATATGATCAAGTCATCACAGATTGCCTCGATGTGATTTCGGCTTTGCCGGATCAACCGCGCGCCGTGCTTCTGCTGGGCCAGAGTTATTTCATCAGGGAAAATCACACGGACAGCGTCTTTTATCTGGTAAAAGCCGTGCGTCTTGGCGAACAGGTGACATTGCCGATCAAACATCACCACAGCACATTGACCAAAGGCGACGAACTTTGCACAGGCCAATTCCTTTTGCGTAGAGACGGTTTTGAATTCCAAGCCGTCGGCAGCGACCACAGCTTTAGCAGTCCCTGGACGAAGCTGTATGAATTGAGCGTCGGATTGCGTCGCAACGTGCCGCAACTTCATACACGTGTGGGCGTTTTGAATCCGAAGAATAAAAAAGAAAAGAAGGACGATTTCAATTTCTTTGCGGTTCAATCAGAAACCCGCAGAAGCAATCCGAATCTTGTGACTTCGACCGAAGTCTATTGCCCAAATTGTCAGCCGACGATAGATGCCATTTATCAAATAATGCAGCAACTCAAAAAATGA
- a CDS encoding leucine--tRNA ligase, which produces MNEKYFPEEIEEKQQKRWAETGAFNADVDPARQKFYCLEMLPYPSGKIHMGHVRNYSIGDALSCFKRMEGFNVLHPMGWDAFGMPAENAAIKNNARPDKWTFENINAMRVQLQRLGFSYDWRRDIASCTPEYYRWNQWFFIQMWKRGLLYRKNATVNWCVKCNTSLANEQAEGGFCWRHEDTPVELRELEQWFIRVTNYADELLDCLDDLAPSSELNAGWPERVIAMQRNWIGRSRGAEVDFRVAYEFAPTNGKRIRVFTTRIDTIFGASCVIVAPEHELVEELIANGKASEELKAFAEKQKAISKEDRIAEGATKEGVNTGLIAVNPFNGQRLPIWTANFVLTGYGTGAIMAVPAHDERDFEFCQKYGLPIPRVIKLAGSTEADDAPVTAPFTSKDDSAVVINSAKFSSLKVPAAIQAMTEYAEAGGFGEAKTNFKIRDWGVSRQRAWGTPIPFIHCPTCGIVPVPEDQLPVELPVDLNFNTTGSPLAEAPNFVNTTCPTCGGAARRDTDTMDTFVDSSWYYFRYCDPKNDELPFDPAVAAYWTPVEQYIGGIEHAVLHLIYTRLWTKIMRDLGLITFGEPVKKLLTQGMVCLATYRCEEHDWLYPYEVIDGKCKYCQRAATIGRIEKMSKSKKNTVDPDEMIKIYGADTVRLFMLFAAPPEKDLEWSEAGAEGASRFLNRVWRIVFKWHDKLGDANPQSAIRDPQSEAARSLRRKTHQTIKRVSNDIGERMNFNTAVAALMELTNEIYAFDNSLKDSEATASDKFAMKEAMEALTKMLSPFTPHIAEELWTHLGHNEIVVTSPWPEYHAELAKADELEIPVQLNGKLIARLIVPVEASDEELKAAALANDKVKTKLEGRQIVKTIVVPKRLVNLVAK; this is translated from the coding sequence ATGAACGAAAAGTATTTTCCTGAAGAGATAGAAGAAAAACAGCAAAAACGCTGGGCCGAAACCGGCGCGTTCAATGCCGACGTTGATCCGGCGCGGCAAAAATTTTACTGCCTGGAAATGTTGCCGTACCCGTCCGGCAAAATTCACATGGGCCACGTCCGCAATTATTCGATCGGCGATGCGCTGTCCTGTTTCAAACGAATGGAAGGCTTCAACGTGCTGCACCCGATGGGTTGGGATGCGTTCGGCATGCCAGCGGAAAACGCCGCCATCAAAAACAACGCCCGCCCCGACAAATGGACGTTTGAAAACATCAACGCCATGCGCGTGCAATTGCAGCGGTTGGGGTTCAGTTACGACTGGCGACGCGACATCGCTTCCTGCACGCCGGAGTATTACCGGTGGAACCAGTGGTTTTTCATTCAAATGTGGAAACGCGGCTTACTGTATCGCAAAAACGCGACGGTCAATTGGTGCGTCAAATGCAACACCAGTCTGGCCAATGAACAGGCCGAAGGCGGGTTTTGCTGGCGACACGAAGACACGCCGGTTGAATTGCGCGAATTGGAACAGTGGTTCATTCGCGTGACAAATTACGCCGACGAACTGCTGGATTGTCTGGACGATTTGGCCCCTTCTTCCGAACTGAATGCTGGGTGGCCGGAGCGTGTCATCGCCATGCAGCGCAACTGGATTGGCCGCAGCCGCGGCGCGGAAGTGGATTTCCGCGTCGCTTACGAATTTGCGCCGACAAACGGCAAACGGATTCGCGTTTTCACCACGCGCATTGACACCATCTTTGGAGCAAGCTGCGTCATCGTCGCGCCTGAACATGAATTGGTGGAAGAACTGATTGCCAACGGCAAGGCGAGCGAGGAACTGAAAGCCTTTGCCGAAAAGCAAAAAGCCATTTCCAAAGAAGACCGCATTGCCGAAGGGGCAACCAAAGAAGGCGTCAACACAGGTCTGATTGCCGTCAATCCTTTCAATGGCCAACGGTTGCCAATCTGGACAGCGAATTTCGTGCTGACCGGATACGGAACCGGCGCAATTATGGCCGTGCCTGCGCACGATGAACGCGATTTCGAGTTTTGCCAGAAATACGGGCTGCCGATTCCACGCGTCATCAAACTGGCAGGTTCAACGGAAGCTGACGACGCTCCAGTTACGGCTCCTTTCACCAGCAAAGACGATTCCGCCGTGGTCATCAACTCCGCCAAATTCAGCAGCTTGAAAGTTCCCGCCGCGATTCAGGCGATGACCGAATACGCGGAAGCGGGCGGCTTCGGAGAAGCCAAGACCAACTTCAAGATTCGTGATTGGGGCGTTTCGCGTCAGCGCGCCTGGGGTACGCCAATTCCGTTCATCCATTGCCCGACGTGCGGCATCGTTCCCGTTCCCGAAGACCAATTGCCGGTCGAACTGCCCGTGGATTTGAATTTCAACACGACTGGTTCTCCGCTGGCGGAAGCGCCCAACTTCGTCAACACGACCTGTCCGACCTGCGGCGGCGCGGCTCGCCGCGACACGGACACGATGGATACCTTCGTGGATTCGTCGTGGTATTACTTCCGATACTGCGATCCAAAAAATGACGAGCTGCCGTTCGATCCGGCGGTAGCGGCGTATTGGACGCCGGTCGAACAATACATCGGCGGCATCGAACACGCCGTGCTGCACCTGATTTACACGCGGCTGTGGACGAAGATCATGCGCGATCTGGGTTTGATCACTTTTGGCGAGCCGGTCAAAAAACTGCTGACCCAAGGCATGGTTTGCTTGGCGACGTATCGCTGCGAAGAGCACGATTGGCTGTACCCGTACGAGGTGATTGATGGCAAGTGCAAATACTGCCAGCGCGCGGCAACCATCGGTCGCATCGAAAAGATGTCAAAGTCCAAAAAGAACACGGTTGATCCGGACGAGATGATCAAAATTTACGGTGCAGACACCGTGCGGCTGTTTATGCTGTTTGCCGCTCCGCCCGAAAAAGACCTGGAATGGAGCGAGGCCGGAGCCGAGGGAGCTTCGCGCTTCTTGAACCGCGTCTGGCGCATAGTATTCAAGTGGCACGACAAACTGGGAGACGCGAATCCGCAATCCGCAATCCGCGATCCGCAATCGGAAGCCGCTCGCTCTTTGAGACGCAAAACGCATCAGACCATCAAACGCGTTTCCAATGACATCGGCGAACGCATGAATTTCAACACCGCCGTTGCCGCGTTGATGGAACTGACGAATGAAATTTACGCCTTCGACAATTCGCTGAAAGATTCTGAAGCTACAGCTTCCGACAAATTCGCGATGAAAGAAGCGATGGAAGCCTTGACGAAAATGCTGTCGCCGTTCACGCCGCACATTGCTGAAGAACTGTGGACGCATCTGGGCCACAACGAAATCGTCGTAACTTCGCCGTGGCCGGAATACCACGCCGAACTGGCCAAAGCCGACGAACTGGAAATCCCTGTCCAATTGAATGGCAAGCTGATCGCGCGGTTAATTGTTCCGGTAGAAGCTTCGGACGAAGAACTGAAAGCCGCTGCTTTGGCAAACGACAAGGTGAAGACCAAACTGGAAGGTCGCCAAATCGTGAAAACGATTGTCGTGCCGAAACGGCTGGTCAATCTGGTGGCGAAGTAG